A genome region from Bradyrhizobium sp. WSM1417 includes the following:
- a CDS encoding CpsD/CapB family tyrosine-protein kinase encodes MDSIKQAVELARSGDSLAHQEFIGGSKPIATGQETASAREVRLDVDHLEANRIVAFATGSESGRYYDMLRTQVLQEMDKKNWQFLAITSPTAGCGKTVTACNLAMSIARLPERSAVVVDLDLRKPMVANYLGLPPSGGVLSVLDGQVPISSAVIKAGVGPNSLFLLPGSIPTSGSSEWMSSQTMTTLLQAIKREFRSHTVIFDLPPMLLGDDVISILPRMDAVLLVTGVGSSSVADVKECQKHLDRVPVVRVVVNKVSEDVDTYYGSYY; translated from the coding sequence ATGGACTCGATCAAGCAGGCCGTGGAGCTCGCGCGCTCCGGTGACAGTCTGGCACATCAGGAGTTCATCGGTGGATCGAAGCCGATTGCAACGGGGCAGGAGACTGCGTCCGCGCGCGAAGTGCGCCTCGATGTGGATCATCTCGAGGCCAATCGCATTGTGGCGTTCGCGACCGGGAGCGAAAGCGGTCGCTATTACGACATGCTGCGGACCCAGGTGCTTCAGGAGATGGACAAGAAGAACTGGCAATTCCTGGCCATTACCTCGCCTACAGCTGGATGCGGAAAAACCGTGACCGCATGCAATCTGGCGATGAGTATTGCGAGGCTTCCTGAACGTTCTGCGGTGGTTGTGGATCTCGATCTACGAAAGCCAATGGTCGCAAACTACCTCGGCTTGCCGCCGAGCGGCGGGGTGCTGAGTGTGCTGGACGGGCAGGTGCCGATTTCGTCCGCTGTCATCAAAGCGGGAGTGGGACCTAACAGCCTGTTCCTGTTACCTGGCTCGATACCGACGTCCGGCTCGTCTGAATGGATGTCTTCGCAGACGATGACGACCTTGCTTCAGGCAATCAAGCGGGAGTTCCGGTCCCACACAGTGATCTTTGATTTGCCCCCGATGCTGCTTGGCGATGACGTGATTTCCATTCTTCCTCGCATGGATGCCGTCTTGCTCGTGACCGGCGTGGGAAGCTCATCCGTGGCTGACGTCAAAGAATGTCAGAAACACTTAGACCGTGTCCCGGTCGTGCGAGTGGTCGTGAACAAGGTGTCGGAGGATGTGGATACCTACTACGGGTCTTATTATTGA
- a CDS encoding serine protease, which translates to MPEDTLLAYAVNIHQTPMQTWGPGYGIFLGKGKFLTAAHVGGRTWFTRPKVTIADHEYPTQVVKEGKLEGTDLTLLAVEENLLPMRLRLRRLRLCDAPPRPGQEVVTVIPEAVVRSHIIAPDRIPLGARRFSTAIVDVAKTGNSGSGVFDVKEKCLLGIMSRKISQKRINQVTKKEENYDVAKYFVPAAEIAAFVPPGTIDTQ; encoded by the coding sequence ATGCCGGAAGATACTCTGCTTGCTTATGCGGTGAATATCCACCAGACCCCCATGCAGACATGGGGGCCTGGCTACGGCATTTTTCTTGGAAAAGGCAAATTCCTGACGGCGGCTCACGTGGGGGGGCGAACCTGGTTCACACGGCCAAAAGTCACGATCGCCGATCATGAGTACCCCACCCAGGTCGTCAAGGAGGGCAAGCTCGAGGGAACGGACCTCACTTTGCTGGCCGTGGAAGAAAACCTCTTGCCCATGCGGTTGAGGCTACGGCGCCTGCGTCTGTGTGACGCTCCGCCTCGACCAGGCCAGGAGGTCGTCACTGTCATCCCTGAAGCCGTCGTTCGCTCTCACATCATTGCCCCTGACCGAATTCCGCTGGGAGCTCGGCGCTTCAGCACAGCCATTGTGGACGTGGCTAAGACGGGCAACTCGGGATCAGGCGTTTTTGACGTGAAGGAGAAGTGCCTGCTTGGCATCATGAGTCGTAAGATCAGCCAAAAGCGGATCAATCAGGTCACCAAGAAAGAAGAAAACTACGACGTCGCGAAGTACTTCGTACCTGCGGCAGAGATTGCGGCCTTCGTTCCCCCCGGAACGATTGATACGCAATGA
- the epsI gene encoding exosortase-associated protein EpsI, V-type: MKSNRVGVVLAAIAIAGTAIAAELFAPRQLMARTTASQSLETVIPKQFANWKLVPEISPVKPVDPEAFVQPPDPLSAKVYSQEVARGYTDGAGHIVMLLVAYGPVQNYKLKAHRPEICYTANGFRVSDKNSSSLNYSGGSLKVTRLIAERESRFEPITYWMKIGDDVSNGVVDNQISRLKYGLRGILPDGSLFRISTIGLSKEASFKLQDQFIKDLLVALPAQERGFFLGKS, from the coding sequence ATGAAGTCCAACCGAGTTGGGGTTGTTCTCGCGGCAATTGCAATTGCGGGGACCGCCATAGCTGCCGAGCTGTTTGCGCCCCGGCAATTGATGGCCCGTACCACGGCTTCCCAAAGCCTGGAAACAGTCATTCCGAAACAGTTCGCGAACTGGAAGCTTGTCCCCGAGATCAGCCCGGTCAAGCCTGTAGACCCCGAAGCTTTTGTGCAGCCCCCGGATCCCCTCTCCGCGAAAGTTTACAGCCAGGAAGTGGCACGGGGCTACACGGATGGCGCCGGTCACATCGTCATGCTGCTGGTCGCATACGGCCCGGTGCAAAATTATAAGCTCAAGGCGCACCGCCCCGAGATCTGCTACACGGCTAACGGATTTCGCGTCTCGGACAAGAACAGCTCCAGCCTGAACTATTCCGGTGGGTCGCTGAAGGTCACGAGGTTGATTGCAGAGCGCGAGTCGCGCTTCGAGCCTATCACCTACTGGATGAAGATCGGCGATGACGTCTCGAACGGGGTCGTCGACAATCAGATCAGCCGTTTGAAATACGGCTTACGCGGCATCCTTCCCGACGGGTCCTTGTTCAGAATATCGACGATCGGCCTGAGCAAGGAAGCTTCGTTCAAATTGCAGGATCAATTCATCAAGGATTTGCTGGTTGCGCTGCCTGCCCAGGAAAGAGGCTTCTTCCTGGGAAAATCCTGA
- a CDS encoding SurA N-terminal domain-containing protein, translated as MKRLANLRTWGLALFLTASGLALASCGQQSGEKAAATKGQVVARVGNEVITTQELDNEFRLAGITPDKQKDPEVLKRVLGEIVVRKYLLQQAMNAKLDREPGVLLDLLRVREQVLGNAVLNRAASAKAPTKADIDRYIAKNTWKFADRKLFSVDEVVIPLTPATQNFVNANKDAKSLDELLQQLTTSGIPHGRQLGVLSSSDLPEELVGLIQKRKDDDIFFTRIGSNGLFFKVRAEEARPIEGDAAVNLARQMIRSDALAAELGLAAYSAKLEAKYEGEYADLMKQGEPKSQ; from the coding sequence GTGAAAAGGCTTGCCAATTTGCGCACTTGGGGCCTGGCCCTGTTCCTGACCGCGTCCGGTCTTGCCTTGGCCTCGTGCGGTCAGCAAAGCGGGGAGAAGGCAGCTGCTACCAAAGGGCAGGTGGTCGCTCGCGTGGGCAACGAGGTCATTACGACGCAGGAGCTCGACAATGAGTTCAGGCTGGCCGGCATCACACCGGACAAACAGAAAGATCCAGAGGTTCTAAAGCGCGTCCTCGGTGAGATCGTTGTTCGCAAGTATTTGCTGCAGCAGGCCATGAACGCGAAACTGGACCGCGAGCCGGGAGTCCTGTTGGATTTATTGCGCGTGCGTGAGCAGGTTCTTGGCAACGCGGTGCTGAACCGCGCAGCATCAGCCAAAGCGCCGACCAAAGCCGATATCGACCGCTACATCGCGAAAAACACATGGAAGTTCGCCGATCGCAAGCTGTTCAGCGTCGACGAAGTCGTCATTCCGCTCACTCCTGCCACCCAGAATTTTGTAAACGCCAACAAGGACGCCAAATCGCTGGACGAACTTCTTCAGCAACTGACAACAAGCGGAATTCCACATGGTCGCCAGCTCGGCGTACTCTCGAGCAGCGACCTGCCTGAGGAGCTTGTCGGATTAATTCAAAAGCGGAAGGACGATGATATCTTCTTCACCAGGATCGGCTCAAACGGGCTCTTCTTCAAGGTCAGGGCTGAGGAAGCTCGTCCGATCGAAGGAGATGCCGCTGTCAATCTGGCGCGGCAGATGATCCGATCGGACGCCCTTGCAGCAGAATTGGGCCTTGCGGCCTATTCGGCGAAACTCGAAGCCAAATACGAGGGCGAGTACGCCGACCTCATGAAGCAGGGGGAGCCCAAGTCGCAATGA
- a CDS encoding XrtV sorting system accessory protein, whose product MATLFDVVTVTSFVGLVIAFFQFSDREIRTLVYFMLSGIVFAVANQVGNAGHYILAGILILAGIGFAALVLKR is encoded by the coding sequence ATGGCAACATTATTTGACGTCGTCACCGTTACGAGCTTTGTCGGATTGGTCATCGCTTTCTTTCAGTTCTCCGACCGCGAGATCCGGACTCTCGTCTATTTTATGCTGTCAGGTATCGTGTTTGCCGTTGCCAATCAGGTCGGCAATGCCGGGCATTATATCCTCGCCGGAATTTTGATCCTGGCGGGAATAGGGTTTGCCGCACTGGTCCTCAAGAGATAG